The Oxalobacteraceae bacterium OTU3CINTB1 genome includes a window with the following:
- a CDS encoding TMEM175 family protein produces MGKGRLEAFSDGVIAIIITIMVLELKVPHGADLAALEPLVPVFFSYVLSFVYVGIYWNNHHHMLHASTVVNGNVLWANLHLMFWLSLIPFATGWMGENHFAPLPVALYAATLFLASVAYFILERMLISCNPKDRVLAKAVGKDRKGMASMVLYLLAVPLAFASVWASFALLVLVAILWFLPDRRIEAAMRP; encoded by the coding sequence ATGGGCAAAGGCAGGCTTGAAGCGTTCAGCGATGGCGTCATCGCGATCATCATCACCATCATGGTGCTGGAACTGAAGGTGCCGCACGGGGCCGATCTGGCGGCGTTGGAGCCGTTGGTGCCGGTGTTTTTCAGCTATGTGCTCAGTTTCGTCTACGTCGGCATCTACTGGAACAACCACCATCACATGCTGCACGCCTCAACCGTGGTCAACGGCAATGTGTTGTGGGCCAATCTGCACCTGATGTTCTGGCTGTCGCTGATCCCGTTCGCCACCGGTTGGATGGGCGAGAACCATTTCGCGCCGCTGCCGGTCGCGCTGTACGCCGCCACGCTGTTTTTGGCGTCGGTGGCTTATTTCATCCTTGAGCGCATGCTCATTTCCTGCAACCCGAAGGATCGCGTCCTGGCCAAGGCCGTCGGCAAGGACCGCAAGGGCATGGCGTCCATGGTGCTGTATCTGCTCGCCGTGCCGCTGGCGTTCGCGTCGGTGTGGGCGTCGTTCGCGCTGCTGGTGCTGGTGGCGATCTTGTGGTTCCTGCCCGACCGCCGCATCGAGGCGGCGATGCGCCCCTGA
- a CDS encoding type II toxin-antitoxin system prevent-host-death family antitoxin, translating into MYTFSLAEAKAQLSKLVELVESGEQVTITKHGKPVVKIVKSDQPRQQVPSLAGHRAGIRYRGEPAAEFIRKMRDSDRF; encoded by the coding sequence ATGTACACGTTTTCTCTGGCTGAAGCGAAAGCACAGCTTAGCAAGCTGGTCGAGTTAGTGGAAAGTGGTGAGCAGGTGACAATCACCAAGCATGGAAAACCCGTTGTGAAGATCGTTAAAAGCGACCAGCCCCGCCAGCAGGTTCCGAGCTTGGCCGGACATCGGGCCGGCATTCGCTATCGAGGTGAGCCTGCCGCTGAATTCATTCGTAAAATGCGGGATTCGGATCGTTTCTGA
- a CDS encoding TonB family protein, protein MMKSNIFNKKILASAFGLALLAGVSIPSGAEAQNMQAVADFNSCQKPEWPKEALRSEQTGAVTLSFLVSDEGKVTDSVIVKSSGFPSLDEAAQRGIGRCRFRPAKINGTAVGGWTQMQYVWSIDTRERRQQAVDRAETYRAAALKGDLQALYELGMLYRGSHGLPADPAYATRMFRLAAERGQPDAQYELANILNYGVGAEKNPEQALAYYQKAAQQGNVQAQRKLAGFYETGTGVARTPTLAAEWYRKAADQGDHASEDKLGSYYENGTGVEQSDANAVSWYRKAAEADLPAAQTHLGLMYLRGKGVEKDLALARLGLERLRNGAIPGRRR, encoded by the coding sequence ATGATGAAATCAAACATTTTCAACAAAAAGATCCTTGCTTCCGCATTCGGCCTGGCCTTGCTGGCAGGCGTGAGCATCCCATCTGGCGCCGAAGCGCAAAACATGCAAGCTGTTGCCGACTTCAACAGCTGTCAGAAGCCGGAATGGCCCAAGGAAGCGCTGCGTAGCGAACAGACTGGTGCCGTAACGTTGTCGTTCCTGGTAAGCGACGAGGGAAAAGTGACGGACTCGGTGATCGTCAAGTCGAGCGGCTTCCCCTCGCTGGACGAAGCAGCGCAGCGCGGCATCGGGCGCTGCCGATTTCGCCCGGCAAAAATCAACGGCACGGCGGTCGGTGGCTGGACGCAGATGCAATATGTGTGGAGCATCGATACGCGCGAGCGAAGGCAGCAGGCGGTGGACCGCGCGGAGACCTATCGCGCCGCCGCGCTGAAAGGCGATTTACAGGCCTTGTATGAGCTTGGGATGCTGTATCGGGGATCGCACGGCTTGCCTGCGGATCCGGCATATGCGACCAGGATGTTTCGCCTGGCGGCGGAACGCGGACAGCCGGATGCGCAATACGAGCTCGCAAACATCTTAAACTACGGGGTGGGCGCGGAGAAAAACCCTGAGCAGGCACTGGCCTACTATCAAAAAGCTGCACAGCAGGGCAATGTCCAGGCTCAGCGCAAGTTGGCCGGATTCTACGAAACGGGTACCGGAGTCGCGCGCACCCCCACGCTTGCGGCGGAGTGGTATCGCAAGGCCGCCGACCAGGGCGATCATGCATCCGAGGATAAATTGGGCAGCTATTACGAGAACGGGACTGGCGTTGAACAGAGCGATGCCAATGCCGTGTCGTGGTACCGCAAGGCCGCCGAAGCCGACCTGCCGGCGGCTCAGACACATCTTGGCCTCATGTACTTACGCGGCAAGGGGGTCGAAAAAGACTTGGCTCTGGCCAGGCTTGGCTTGGAAAGGCTGCGCAACGGCG